Proteins from a genomic interval of Pseudodesulfovibrio nedwellii:
- a CDS encoding YwbE family protein translates to MDGQKRKDISPGLQVNIVLKKDQRSGRLTQGVVAKLLTKSPTHPHGIKVRLEDGQVGRVKEILPE, encoded by the coding sequence ATGGACGGACAGAAAAGAAAAGATATCAGCCCCGGTTTGCAAGTAAATATAGTCCTGAAAAAAGACCAACGATCCGGCAGACTGACCCAGGGGGTCGTCGCCAAACTCCTGACAAAATCCCCAACTCATCCCCATGGCATCAAGGTTCGCCTTGAAGACGGTCAGGTCGGACGAGTCAAAGAAATTCTCCCGGAATAA
- the rbr gene encoding rubrerythrin — MSLKGTQTEKNLLTAFIGESQARNKYTYFASVAKKEGYVQIFNIFTETANHEKEHAKRLFKFLEGGDAEITATFPAGKIGTTLENLYAAAAGEKEEHECMYPDFAKIARDEGFTEIACVMENIAIAEAYHEERYKSLIANIEAGKVFKKDTEIVWRCQNCGYNHTGTTAPAKCPACDHPQAHFEMKDTNW, encoded by the coding sequence ATGTCGCTCAAAGGTACACAGACTGAAAAGAATCTTTTGACCGCTTTCATCGGCGAGTCTCAGGCCCGTAACAAATACACCTATTTTGCCAGCGTGGCGAAAAAGGAAGGATACGTTCAGATATTCAATATTTTTACGGAAACAGCCAATCATGAAAAGGAACACGCCAAGCGTTTGTTCAAATTTCTTGAAGGTGGCGACGCTGAAATTACAGCGACTTTCCCTGCTGGAAAGATCGGCACCACGCTGGAAAATTTGTATGCAGCAGCCGCCGGAGAGAAAGAAGAACACGAATGCATGTACCCTGATTTTGCCAAGATCGCACGGGACGAAGGTTTTACCGAGATCGCCTGTGTCATGGAGAACATCGCCATTGCCGAGGCATATCATGAGGAACGTTACAAGTCTTTGATAGCCAATATCGAGGCCGGTAAAGTTTTTAAAAAGGATACTGAAATCGTGTGGCGATGCCAGAACTGTGGCTATAACCATACCGGTACGACTGCTCCCGCCAAGTGTCCGGCCTGTGATCATCCCCAGGCTCATTTCGAAATGAAAGATACCAACTGGTAA
- a CDS encoding methyl-accepting chemotaxis protein has translation MKFIRKSLGVKVILLSSILTVVAFAGLFIYNSISTRDHTLHEVESAAERVADMLYIAIEDPMAVGDNEGTEIKFEDMAARYPDTKVYMTDYKGEVTYATEPEAERKNIFKIRHENGLPDLIRKSLKEKIVAGELMDIDGKLHFAEVKSIENSAECYHCHGRSRKILGSMVVAIDVSPQFNALKDNQFKSAAISVFGVIALLTALIIFMRRAIVNRITNIAATTEEVSKGNLDAKFTVTGSDELGSLSRYLGEMVDQIRDQLQYNQSVLDGIVVPLFVSDKDLRLQFINPPLRTILGLSEEEVKGRFVSDIFVCDSENEATCNAADVIGLGEPVTGRFVYQRNDGVDFPLLFEASPLKDAEGKAVGVICVLIDLTREEEDKKNIDLQRQNLLVVANEVTEVANRLNEASDALSDHMRELARGVDTTADQTSQVATAMEEMNATVLEVARNASETAEASNRANKVAADGGTVVGETVVEINTVADITENLAVALGSLSSRAENIGKVMAVINDIADQTNLLALNAAIEAARAGEAGRGFAVVADEVRKLAEKTMDATKEVEGAISLIQQSTADVVKEMDSAKERVLNTSGMAQKAGGVLDEIVQHSNSIADRVNGIAAAAEQQSSTSDEINTRVTQINDLSQEVLSGIQESNRGILEVSEMAQNLSELVAKFRN, from the coding sequence ACTGTTCATCTACAATTCTATTTCTACAAGGGATCATACCCTGCATGAAGTTGAGTCAGCCGCTGAACGTGTGGCTGATATGCTGTATATTGCCATCGAAGATCCCATGGCAGTGGGGGATAACGAAGGTACCGAGATCAAATTCGAGGATATGGCCGCACGGTACCCGGATACCAAAGTCTATATGACTGACTATAAGGGTGAGGTTACCTACGCCACTGAGCCTGAAGCCGAAAGAAAGAATATTTTCAAGATTCGTCATGAAAATGGGCTTCCCGATCTTATTCGGAAGAGTTTGAAAGAAAAGATCGTTGCGGGTGAACTCATGGATATCGACGGCAAATTGCATTTTGCCGAGGTGAAATCAATTGAGAATAGTGCTGAGTGTTATCATTGTCATGGCAGGAGCCGGAAAATTCTTGGTTCCATGGTCGTGGCCATTGATGTCAGCCCACAGTTCAATGCCCTTAAGGACAACCAATTCAAGTCCGCAGCAATCTCTGTTTTTGGCGTGATTGCATTGCTGACAGCCCTGATCATTTTCATGCGTCGGGCAATTGTTAATCGCATTACAAACATCGCAGCCACCACAGAAGAAGTGAGCAAAGGCAATCTTGATGCCAAGTTTACGGTGACAGGCAGCGATGAACTTGGCTCCCTGTCGCGATATCTCGGTGAGATGGTTGATCAGATCAGGGATCAACTTCAGTACAATCAGAGCGTACTCGATGGCATTGTGGTGCCGCTCTTCGTGTCGGATAAGGACTTGCGTCTTCAGTTTATCAATCCGCCTCTGCGGACAATTCTTGGTCTCTCGGAAGAGGAGGTCAAGGGACGGTTTGTTTCCGATATCTTCGTCTGTGATTCTGAGAATGAGGCCACTTGTAATGCGGCTGACGTCATTGGTCTTGGCGAGCCTGTTACCGGGCGATTCGTTTACCAGCGTAATGACGGTGTAGACTTCCCACTCCTCTTTGAGGCTTCTCCTCTTAAGGATGCAGAAGGCAAGGCTGTGGGCGTCATCTGTGTGCTTATTGATCTGACCCGTGAGGAAGAGGACAAGAAGAACATTGATTTGCAACGGCAGAATCTGCTGGTGGTCGCCAACGAAGTCACCGAAGTTGCCAACAGGCTTAATGAGGCTTCTGACGCTTTGTCTGACCATATGCGTGAACTGGCTCGTGGTGTGGATACTACGGCAGATCAGACCAGTCAGGTCGCAACGGCCATGGAAGAAATGAATGCCACTGTTCTTGAAGTGGCCAGAAACGCTTCCGAGACTGCCGAGGCTTCCAACCGAGCCAACAAGGTTGCCGCTGATGGCGGTACCGTGGTTGGTGAAACTGTGGTCGAAATTAACACTGTGGCTGATATCACTGAAAATCTGGCAGTAGCCTTGGGCTCCTTGTCCAGTCGTGCAGAAAATATCGGCAAGGTCATGGCTGTTATTAATGATATAGCTGACCAGACCAATCTGTTGGCTTTGAATGCAGCTATTGAGGCTGCCCGAGCTGGTGAAGCCGGTCGCGGCTTTGCGGTTGTTGCTGATGAAGTCAGGAAGCTGGCTGAGAAAACCATGGATGCTACCAAGGAAGTGGAAGGTGCCATTTCTTTGATTCAGCAGTCCACGGCAGATGTCGTCAAGGAAATGGACAGTGCTAAGGAACGTGTGCTCAATACGTCTGGCATGGCCCAGAAAGCCGGTGGTGTACTGGACGAAATCGTGCAGCATTCCAACTCCATAGCGGACAGAGTCAACGGGATCGCAGCGGCGGCCGAACAACAATCCTCGACATCCGATGAAATTAATACTCGGGTGACGCAGATTAATGATCTGTCGCAAGAAGTCCTTTCCGGCATCCAGGAATCCAATCGTGGTATTCTGGAGGTTTCGGAAATGGCACAGAACCTGTCGGAACTCGTAGCCAAGTTCCGTAATTAG
- the rfaD gene encoding ADP-glyceromanno-heptose 6-epimerase, with amino-acid sequence MYIVTGGAGFIGSAMVWKLNQMGIDDILVVDNLSTSEKWSNLVGLRYQDYLHRDQFLKFILEGDDQFETDAVIHMGACSSTTELDADFLMENNYRYTQYVCRFCLAHGARFINASSAATYGNGEYGFKDDHDGIDKLRPLNMYGYSKQLFDIWAKDSGILDQIVSLKFFNVFGPNEYHKDDMKSVICKAHKQILETGQLKLFKSYRDEYPHGGQKRDFVYIKDCVDIMAWFLEHKDTGGIFNIGTGTARTWNDLANSVFTALDKEPNIEYIPMPESIRDKYQYFTQADMGKLSAVGCDVKMTSLEDGAKDYVQNYLNQDNPYLTSR; translated from the coding sequence ATGTATATAGTCACGGGTGGCGCAGGGTTCATTGGCAGCGCCATGGTCTGGAAGCTCAACCAGATGGGTATCGATGACATTTTGGTTGTCGACAACCTCTCCACGAGTGAGAAATGGAGCAACCTTGTGGGGTTGCGCTATCAGGACTATTTGCACCGCGATCAGTTCCTCAAATTTATTCTTGAAGGCGATGATCAATTTGAAACTGATGCGGTTATCCATATGGGCGCCTGTTCTTCCACCACGGAACTGGATGCCGATTTCCTTATGGAAAATAATTACCGCTATACACAGTATGTATGTCGATTTTGCCTTGCCCATGGAGCACGGTTCATTAACGCTTCCAGCGCAGCGACCTATGGGAATGGCGAGTATGGTTTCAAGGACGACCATGATGGCATAGATAAACTCAGGCCGTTGAATATGTATGGCTATTCCAAGCAGCTGTTCGATATCTGGGCCAAGGATTCTGGTATTCTCGATCAGATTGTCAGTCTCAAGTTTTTCAATGTATTTGGGCCTAACGAATACCATAAAGATGATATGAAATCGGTCATCTGCAAAGCACACAAACAGATTTTGGAGACCGGCCAACTTAAATTGTTCAAATCCTACCGTGATGAATATCCCCACGGCGGTCAGAAGCGTGACTTCGTATATATTAAGGACTGCGTCGATATTATGGCTTGGTTTTTGGAACATAAGGATACGGGCGGCATCTTTAATATCGGTACAGGAACTGCAAGAACCTGGAATGATTTGGCCAATTCGGTTTTTACTGCGCTGGATAAAGAGCCGAATATTGAATATATTCCCATGCCTGAATCTATTCGTGATAAATATCAGTATTTTACCCAGGCAGACATGGGCAAGCTCTCAGCTGTTGGGTGCGACGTGAAAATGACGAGTCTCGAAGATGGGGCAAAGGATTACGTGCAAAATTATTTGAACCAGGACAACCCGTACCTGACATCCAGGTAG
- a CDS encoding Fur family transcriptional regulator has translation MAHEMGFRLSKQRKVILEELQKVTCHPTADEVYDMVRKIIPRISLGTVYRNLEFLSSQGLILKLGGPGEQKRFDGTAEPHPHIRCEICTAVADVECDIVIPQLPEEYAAGYKILNTNVEFVGICPKCQKEQQ, from the coding sequence ATGGCGCATGAAATGGGTTTTCGCCTTTCCAAACAACGGAAAGTGATATTGGAAGAATTGCAGAAGGTGACATGTCACCCCACTGCAGATGAAGTCTATGATATGGTTCGCAAGATCATTCCCCGTATCAGTCTTGGTACGGTGTACAGAAATCTTGAATTCCTTTCGTCTCAAGGATTAATTCTCAAGCTGGGTGGCCCTGGTGAACAGAAACGATTTGATGGGACAGCTGAACCCCATCCTCATATCAGATGTGAAATTTGTACCGCAGTTGCTGATGTGGAATGTGATATTGTCATTCCGCAATTGCCTGAAGAATATGCTGCGGGTTATAAAATTCTGAATACTAATGTCGAATTCGTGGGCATTTGCCCAAAGTGTCAGAAAGAACAGCAGTAA
- a CDS encoding desulfoferrodoxin: MGIKMGEIYKCEACGNIVLAIHEGAGDLVCCGQDMVLMAENTVDAAVEKHVPVMTKDGDKITVKVGEVAHPMEEKHYIEWIEVMVGDTCFVKMIKPGDAPEAEFCACGLSGDISVRAYCNLHGLWAA, from the coding sequence ATGGGAATCAAAATGGGTGAAATTTACAAGTGTGAAGCGTGTGGTAACATCGTCTTGGCTATTCATGAAGGCGCTGGAGACCTCGTTTGTTGCGGTCAGGACATGGTTCTTATGGCCGAGAATACCGTCGATGCCGCTGTCGAAAAGCATGTGCCTGTCATGACCAAGGATGGCGACAAGATTACCGTCAAGGTCGGTGAGGTTGCTCATCCTATGGAAGAAAAACATTATATTGAGTGGATTGAAGTCATGGTCGGTGACACCTGTTTTGTCAAAATGATTAAACCCGGAGATGCTCCTGAAGCCGAGTTCTGTGCTTGTGGCCTGTCCGGTGATATCTCAGTGAGAGCATATTGCAATCTGCACGGCCTCTGGGCTGCGTAG
- a CDS encoding FprA family A-type flavoprotein, with protein sequence MKPVEIKNDIFWIGSVDWNRRNFHGYSNSPMGTTYNNFLIMDENVTLVDTVAEEFWGTLQCNIAQVLGDRKIDYFVINHLEPDHAGCLALAIEKYQPKKIYTSPMGQKAMMAHFHYKDWPVEVVPTGTEICIGKRHLSFIETRMLHWPDSMLTYCPEDKIAFTNDAFGQNWATSERFADEVDRYKLEELMRFYYANIVLPYSPVVLKTMKLLKEMNLELDMLCPDHGLMFRGEDCQWAMDKYVEYAEQKPKNKAVIVYDSMWHSTEKMATAVASALVDEGVSVRLMSMKYNHHSEVMHEVFDSAAVILGSPTHNNGILPLMSDMMTYMKGLRPKDKIGSAIGSFGWSGECVKVLTQWLNDMNMEVVDPVKVKYVPDHDALAKCYEQGKAIAAAIKVKLAE encoded by the coding sequence ATGAAACCAGTTGAAATTAAGAATGATATTTTCTGGATTGGTTCGGTAGACTGGAATCGCCGGAATTTTCATGGCTATTCCAATTCCCCGATGGGAACTACGTACAATAACTTTTTGATCATGGATGAGAATGTTACCCTGGTCGACACCGTCGCGGAAGAGTTCTGGGGTACCCTCCAGTGCAATATCGCTCAGGTGTTGGGTGATCGCAAAATCGATTATTTTGTTATCAACCATCTTGAGCCCGATCACGCCGGTTGTCTGGCGTTGGCCATTGAAAAATACCAGCCCAAGAAAATTTATACTTCTCCCATGGGGCAGAAAGCCATGATGGCCCATTTCCATTACAAGGATTGGCCTGTTGAAGTGGTTCCCACCGGGACTGAAATTTGTATCGGCAAACGGCATCTTTCATTTATTGAGACCCGTATGCTGCACTGGCCTGATTCCATGTTGACCTACTGCCCGGAAGACAAAATAGCCTTTACCAATGACGCTTTTGGGCAGAACTGGGCTACTTCCGAGCGTTTCGCCGATGAAGTGGATCGCTATAAGTTGGAAGAACTGATGCGTTTCTACTACGCGAATATCGTGCTGCCATACTCCCCGGTCGTGCTCAAGACTATGAAGCTCTTGAAAGAAATGAATCTTGAGTTGGACATGCTCTGCCCTGATCACGGTCTTATGTTCCGTGGTGAAGATTGTCAGTGGGCCATGGACAAGTACGTTGAGTATGCTGAACAGAAGCCCAAGAACAAAGCCGTCATCGTCTATGATTCCATGTGGCATTCCACGGAGAAGATGGCCACAGCCGTGGCAAGCGCCTTGGTAGATGAAGGTGTCTCCGTGCGACTCATGTCCATGAAGTACAACCATCATTCCGAAGTTATGCACGAAGTCTTTGACTCCGCTGCCGTGATTCTTGGTTCCCCGACACACAATAATGGTATTTTGCCGCTTATGTCCGACATGATGACGTACATGAAGGGATTGCGTCCGAAGGACAAGATTGGTTCAGCCATCGGTTCCTTTGGTTGGTCCGGTGAGTGCGTCAAGGTCCTGACCCAGTGGCTGAACGACATGAATATGGAAGTCGTGGACCCGGTCAAGGTTAAGTATGTGCCTGATCACGATGCTTTGGCAAAATGCTACGAGCAGGGTAAGGCTATTGCTGCTGCCATTAAGGTAAAGCTTGCTGAATAG
- a CDS encoding OmpA family protein yields MNQSKKMLMLTLAAVMVFTFAMAATASAKMVKQVDNFILFVDQSGSMAMTHEGLGEKKIDLAVQTIKAMNKAIPELDYNSAVFMFAPFEAKCPPKAYDKASVDAAADRITTEYEIFNRSTPLGAGLADVAPVVASMSGKTALVIFTDGDSNIGADPVGVAQDLYKTYGDNLCVHVVSFADNAAGEATINGIRKAFPCSVATDAATLMNTAAMDQYAEQVFYDVVADEPTPAPVVTPMAKEVVSFNLNFGFDKYAITDEMVPVLEQAKMILEEDSAATYEVSGYTDSTGAEAYNQGLSERRANSVVEWLTANGIDASRLEAKGYGETNPKYDNTTKEGRRLNRRVEIQTK; encoded by the coding sequence ATGAATCAATCCAAAAAAATGCTCATGCTGACTCTTGCCGCTGTCATGGTGTTCACCTTCGCCATGGCTGCAACCGCAAGTGCAAAGATGGTCAAACAAGTCGATAATTTTATCCTCTTTGTTGACCAGTCAGGCTCTATGGCCATGACCCATGAAGGTCTCGGTGAGAAAAAGATCGATCTGGCCGTACAGACGATCAAGGCAATGAACAAGGCTATCCCCGAGCTTGACTACAACTCTGCCGTGTTCATGTTTGCCCCGTTCGAAGCCAAATGCCCACCCAAGGCATACGACAAGGCTTCTGTAGACGCTGCAGCGGATCGTATCACGACTGAATATGAAATTTTCAATCGCAGCACTCCTCTGGGCGCAGGCCTGGCAGATGTCGCCCCTGTAGTTGCCAGCATGTCGGGTAAAACCGCTCTGGTTATCTTCACTGATGGAGATTCCAACATCGGCGCCGACCCTGTCGGTGTTGCTCAGGATCTGTACAAGACTTACGGCGACAACCTGTGTGTCCACGTTGTCAGCTTTGCCGACAACGCAGCTGGCGAAGCCACCATCAACGGCATCCGCAAGGCGTTCCCCTGCTCCGTAGCAACCGACGCAGCGACCTTGATGAACACAGCAGCCATGGATCAGTATGCAGAACAGGTTTTCTACGATGTAGTCGCAGATGAACCTACACCTGCTCCTGTAGTAACCCCGATGGCCAAAGAAGTTGTATCTTTCAACCTGAACTTCGGCTTTGACAAGTATGCAATCACCGACGAGATGGTTCCTGTGCTTGAACAGGCTAAGATGATTCTGGAAGAAGACTCTGCAGCAACGTACGAAGTGTCTGGTTACACTGACTCCACCGGTGCAGAAGCATACAATCAGGGTCTGTCCGAACGCCGCGCCAACTCCGTCGTGGAATGGCTGACCGCCAACGGCATTGACGCTTCCCGCCTGGAAGCCAAGGGCTATGGCGAAACCAATCCGAAGTATGACAATACCACCAAGGAAGGCCGCAGGCTGAATCGTAGGGTTGAAATCCAAACCAAGTAG
- the rd gene encoding rubredoxin: MTDQKENGPMQKYVCEICGYVYDPEQGDPDSDIPAGTSFDDLPEDWLCPICGAPKDNFVPED, from the coding sequence ATGACAGACCAAAAGGAGAATGGACCCATGCAGAAATATGTGTGTGAAATTTGCGGCTATGTGTACGACCCTGAGCAGGGTGACCCTGATTCCGACATCCCGGCTGGTACCAGTTTTGATGACCTGCCTGAAGACTGGTTGTGCCCCATTTGCGGCGCTCCCAAGGACAACTTTGTCCCGGAAGATTAA
- a CDS encoding YaiI/YqxD family protein, translating into MHIWVDADACPNIIKDILYKVVARRQVKLTLVANISLSVPSSPLINSIVVPSGFDEADNEIARQVSPGDLVITADIPLANAIVDKGATGLNPRGELYTEDNVKGLLRMRNLTEELRSGGMVAGGPPPIGPKDKQEFTNQLDRFLTRNMKKPVL; encoded by the coding sequence ATGCACATATGGGTCGATGCGGACGCCTGTCCCAATATTATCAAGGACATTCTGTACAAGGTTGTCGCACGGCGTCAGGTCAAACTGACACTGGTGGCCAACATATCTCTTTCCGTACCATCTTCGCCTCTCATCAATTCCATTGTTGTCCCTTCCGGCTTTGACGAAGCCGACAATGAAATTGCCCGTCAGGTCTCACCCGGCGATCTGGTAATCACTGCTGATATCCCTCTGGCAAATGCCATTGTGGATAAAGGTGCTACTGGCCTCAACCCTCGTGGCGAGTTGTACACCGAGGATAATGTCAAAGGCCTGCTACGCATGCGCAACCTTACGGAAGAACTCCGTAGCGGTGGAATGGTAGCGGGTGGCCCGCCACCGATCGGTCCTAAAGACAAACAGGAATTTACCAACCAACTCGACCGATTCCTGACACGAAACATGAAAAAGCCCGTCCTCTAA